A window of the Streptomyces finlayi genome harbors these coding sequences:
- a CDS encoding zinc ribbon domain-containing protein, whose product MNAAPADQIRLLEVQALDVRLSQASHKARSLPEHAEIDALSNDLAQLRDLLVASQTEEGDTTREQTKAEQDVDQVRQRAVRDQQRLDSGAVSSPKDLENLQHEIVSLAKRQGDLEDVVLEIMERREGAQERVTELTERVSAVQAKLDDAIARRDAAIHELDAEAATLTKDREVVAGAVPADLLKLYDKLRAQQGGVGAARLYQRRCEGCRLELNITEVNDVKAASPDTVLRCENCHRILIRTSESGL is encoded by the coding sequence CTGAACGCCGCGCCCGCCGACCAGATCCGACTCCTCGAAGTCCAGGCCCTCGACGTACGTCTGTCGCAGGCGTCCCACAAGGCCCGGTCGCTGCCCGAGCACGCCGAGATCGACGCGCTCAGCAACGACCTCGCCCAGCTGCGTGACCTGCTGGTCGCCTCCCAGACCGAGGAGGGCGACACCACCCGCGAGCAGACCAAGGCGGAGCAGGACGTCGACCAGGTGCGCCAGCGCGCCGTCCGCGACCAGCAGCGGCTCGACTCCGGTGCGGTCTCCTCACCCAAGGACCTGGAGAACCTCCAGCACGAGATCGTCTCGCTGGCCAAGCGCCAGGGTGACCTGGAGGACGTCGTCCTCGAAATCATGGAGCGCCGTGAAGGTGCCCAGGAGCGGGTCACCGAGCTGACCGAGCGGGTCTCCGCCGTCCAGGCCAAGCTCGACGACGCCATCGCCCGCCGTGACGCGGCGATCCATGAGCTGGACGCCGAGGCGGCGACCCTCACCAAGGACCGCGAGGTCGTCGCGGGCGCCGTGCCCGCCGACCTCCTCAAGCTGTACGACAAGCTGCGCGCCCAGCAGGGCGGCGTCGGAGCGGCCCGCCTCTACCAGCGGCGCTGCGAGGGCTGCCGGCTGGAGCTCAACATCACCGAGGTCAACGATGTGAAGGCGGCGTCCCCGGACACCGTGCTGCGCTGCGAGAACTGCCACCGCATCCTGATCCGTACCTCGGAGTCGGGCCTGTAA
- a CDS encoding bifunctional RNase H/acid phosphatase: MPPPHQLVVEADGGSRGNPGPAGYGAVVIDPQTGEPLAEAAEYIGVATNNVAEYKGLIAGLKAAKALFPSDDAPRVHVRMDSKLVVEQMSGRWKIKHPDMKPLAAEAARILPPASVTYEWIPRAENKHADRLANEAMDAGKRGRQWEPSSSTAALDAASPAVPLDLPPVTGPPGDAVAGAAKARAAMASRATTAAPVAPATTPRTGWGTAPDLGAPATFVLLRHGETVLTPEKRFSGSGGSDPELSVAGRGQAAHAARAFADRGTIQEIVSSPLRRCRETAAAVAGRLSLDVRIDENLRETDFGAWEGLTFGEVRERYGSDLTAWLASPDVAPTGGGESFAEVADRVSAARDRLIARHQGRTVLLVTHVTPIKTLVRLALGAPPESLFRMELSAASVSTVAYYADGNASVRLLNDTSHLR; this comes from the coding sequence ATGCCCCCTCCCCACCAGCTGGTCGTCGAGGCCGACGGCGGCTCCCGGGGCAACCCGGGGCCCGCCGGCTACGGCGCCGTCGTCATCGATCCGCAGACGGGCGAACCGCTCGCCGAGGCCGCCGAGTACATCGGCGTCGCGACGAACAACGTGGCCGAGTACAAGGGCCTCATCGCCGGCCTCAAGGCCGCGAAGGCGCTGTTCCCTTCGGACGACGCCCCGCGGGTGCACGTCCGGATGGACTCGAAGCTGGTGGTCGAGCAGATGTCGGGCCGCTGGAAGATCAAGCATCCCGACATGAAGCCCCTGGCGGCCGAGGCCGCCCGGATCCTTCCCCCGGCCTCCGTGACGTACGAGTGGATCCCGCGCGCCGAGAACAAGCACGCGGACCGGCTCGCCAACGAGGCGATGGACGCCGGCAAGCGGGGCAGGCAGTGGGAGCCCTCGTCCTCGACGGCGGCCCTCGACGCCGCTTCCCCGGCGGTCCCCCTGGACCTCCCGCCCGTCACCGGCCCGCCCGGCGACGCCGTGGCCGGTGCGGCGAAGGCCCGCGCGGCCATGGCCTCCCGGGCGACGACCGCGGCGCCCGTCGCCCCCGCCACCACGCCGCGGACCGGCTGGGGGACGGCGCCCGACCTGGGCGCGCCCGCCACGTTCGTCCTGCTGCGGCACGGGGAGACCGTCCTCACCCCCGAGAAGCGCTTCTCCGGCAGCGGCGGCAGCGACCCCGAACTCTCGGTCGCCGGCCGGGGGCAGGCCGCCCACGCCGCACGGGCCTTCGCCGACCGGGGCACCATCCAGGAGATCGTCAGCTCACCGTTGCGCCGCTGCCGCGAGACGGCGGCCGCCGTGGCCGGGCGCCTGAGCCTCGACGTCCGTATCGACGAGAATCTGCGCGAGACGGACTTCGGTGCCTGGGAAGGCCTGACGTTCGGCGAGGTGCGCGAGCGGTACGGCTCCGACCTGACCGCCTGGCTGGCCTCCCCGGACGTGGCCCCCACGGGCGGCGGTGAGAGCTTCGCCGAGGTCGCCGACCGCGTCTCGGCCGCCCGCGACCGCCTCATCGCCCGCCACCAGGGCCGCACCGTGCTTCTCGTCACCCACGTGACCCCGATCAAAACCCTGGTCAGGCTGGCGCTGGGAGCCCCGCCGGAGTCGTTGTTCCGCATGGAACTCTCGGCGGCATCCGTCTCGACCGTGGCCTACTACGCCGACGGCAACGCCTCCGTACGCCTCCTGAACGACACCTCGCACCTGCGCTGA
- the yaaA gene encoding peroxide stress protein YaaA encodes MLVLLPPSEGKAASGRGAPLKVESLSLPGLAAAREAVLGELVELCVADEEKARDVLGLSEGLRGEIAKNVGLRTAGTRPAGEIYTGVLYDALDLGSLDTAARRLANKSLMVFSGLWGAVRVGDRIPSYRCSMGVKLPGLGALGSYWRTPMAEVMPEAPGGGLVLDLRSSAYTAAWKPKGVVAERTASVRVLQSQMVNGVEKRSVVSHFNKATKGRMVRELLMAGARPKSPAELVDVLRQLGFVVEARAPERAGRAWALDVVVTEIH; translated from the coding sequence GTGCTCGTCCTGTTGCCGCCCTCCGAAGGAAAGGCCGCCTCGGGGCGTGGTGCGCCCCTGAAGGTGGAGAGCCTGTCCCTGCCGGGTCTGGCCGCCGCGCGGGAAGCGGTCCTCGGCGAGCTCGTCGAACTGTGCGTTGCCGACGAGGAGAAGGCCCGCGACGTGCTCGGGCTCAGCGAAGGGCTGCGCGGCGAGATCGCGAAGAACGTCGGGCTCCGCACGGCGGGGACGCGTCCGGCCGGGGAGATCTACACCGGGGTGCTGTACGACGCCCTGGACCTGGGCTCGCTGGACACCGCTGCCCGTCGGCTGGCCAACAAGTCGCTGATGGTCTTCTCCGGGCTCTGGGGCGCGGTGCGGGTCGGCGACCGGATTCCTTCGTACCGCTGCTCGATGGGTGTGAAGCTGCCCGGTCTCGGCGCGCTCGGCTCGTACTGGCGGACCCCCATGGCGGAGGTCATGCCGGAGGCCCCCGGGGGCGGACTCGTGCTGGATCTGCGGTCCTCGGCGTACACCGCCGCGTGGAAGCCGAAGGGCGTGGTCGCCGAGCGCACGGCGAGCGTGCGGGTGCTGCAGTCGCAGATGGTGAACGGGGTCGAGAAGCGGTCCGTGGTCAGCCACTTCAACAAGGCGACCAAGGGCCGGATGGTACGGGAACTGCTCATGGCCGGGGCTCGGCCGAAGAGCCCCGCGGAGCTCGTGGACGTACTGCGGCAGCTCGGGTTCGTCGTGGAGGCGCGGGCACCCGAGCGGGCCGGGCGGGCGTGGGCACTCGACGTGGTGGTGACGGAGATCCACTAG
- a CDS encoding Fic/DOC family protein, with the protein MTDPYSEPNGVLRNSLGITDATELSEAEADIAAVELAILDAEPLPGSYDLAHLQALHRQIFGSVYPWAGELRTIEISKGTSFCPSIHIVSFAKEVFHKLADNDHLQSLDRLEFIQALADLYGDVNAIHPFREGNGRTQRAFLAQLAREAGYAISWQDMDQEENIAASVAGFNANNDLLEKMLDALVRPA; encoded by the coding sequence CGCAACCGAGCTCTCCGAGGCCGAAGCGGACATCGCCGCCGTGGAACTCGCCATCCTGGACGCCGAGCCGCTGCCTGGCAGCTACGACCTCGCACACCTGCAAGCGTTACACCGGCAGATCTTCGGCAGCGTGTACCCGTGGGCCGGGGAGCTACGAACCATTGAGATCTCCAAGGGCACCTCGTTCTGCCCGTCGATCCACATCGTCTCCTTCGCGAAGGAGGTGTTCCACAAGCTCGCCGACAACGACCACCTGCAAAGCTTGGACCGCCTGGAGTTCATCCAAGCCCTGGCCGACCTGTATGGCGATGTGAACGCCATCCACCCCTTCCGGGAAGGCAACGGTCGCACCCAGCGCGCCTTCCTCGCCCAACTCGCCCGCGAAGCCGGATACGCCATCTCCTGGCAGGACATGGACCAAGAGGAGAACATCGCCGCATCGGTGGCCGGCTTCAACGCGAACAACGACCTACTGGAGAAGATGCTCGACGCCCTGGTACGTCCCGCCTGA
- the eda gene encoding bifunctional 4-hydroxy-2-oxoglutarate aldolase/2-dehydro-3-deoxy-phosphogluconate aldolase, translated as MTSPAPALPRVLDLAPVVPVVVLEDAADAVPLARALVAGGLPAIEVTLRTAAALDAIRAIAVDVPDAVVGAGTVISVRNVEDSVAAGARFLVSPGWTDALLDAMKASGVPFLPGVSTTSEVVALLERGVTEMKFFPAEAAGGTAYLKALSAPLPQARFCPTGGISPASAPTYLALPNVGCVGGSWMLPGDAVAAKDWDRVERLAREASALRG; from the coding sequence ATGACCTCTCCCGCTCCCGCCCTGCCCCGCGTCCTCGATCTCGCACCCGTCGTCCCCGTCGTCGTCCTGGAGGACGCGGCGGACGCGGTGCCGCTCGCCCGGGCCCTGGTCGCGGGCGGGCTTCCGGCGATCGAGGTGACCCTGCGGACGGCGGCGGCGCTGGACGCGATCCGGGCGATCGCGGTGGATGTGCCGGACGCGGTGGTGGGCGCGGGCACGGTGATATCCGTACGGAATGTCGAGGACAGCGTGGCCGCGGGGGCCCGGTTCCTCGTGAGTCCGGGGTGGACGGACGCGCTGCTGGATGCGATGAAGGCGTCGGGGGTGCCGTTCCTGCCGGGTGTCTCCACGACGTCCGAGGTCGTCGCGCTGCTGGAGCGCGGCGTGACGGAGATGAAGTTCTTCCCGGCCGAGGCGGCAGGCGGTACCGCCTATCTCAAGGCGCTGTCCGCACCCCTTCCGCAGGCCCGCTTCTGTCCCACGGGCGGCATCTCGCCCGCCTCGGCTCCGACGTATCTGGCGCTGCCGAACGTCGGTTGTGTGGGCGGCAGTTGGATGCTGCCCGGCGATGCTGTGGCGGCGAAGGACTGGGACCGGGTGGAGCGGCTGGCGCGTGAGGCGTCGGCGTTGCGGGGCTGA
- a CDS encoding MerR family transcriptional regulator, giving the protein MRIGEIAALVGVTSRAIRHYHHIGLLPEPERRGNGYRTYSVRDAVLLARIRRLTELGLGLDEVRDVLADDEGRELAEVLGELDADLARQEQEIRDRRRRLAELLERPVGTEQPVPRELAELLGTSPAPHSPAAARDREHLALLHSTGMGGEGFAALRALADDPAVLGLYERMDALASASADDPRIARLAADLVAVVPDAALESVPDDGPAPTGFGEALLADYPPAQAEVVRRVMTAMTDRVNRRKR; this is encoded by the coding sequence ATGCGCATCGGAGAGATCGCCGCGCTCGTCGGAGTCACCTCCCGGGCCATTCGGCACTACCACCACATCGGGCTGCTGCCCGAGCCCGAACGGCGGGGAAACGGCTACCGGACGTACAGCGTGCGCGACGCCGTCCTGCTGGCCCGTATCCGGCGGCTGACCGAGCTCGGGCTCGGGCTCGACGAGGTGCGCGATGTCCTCGCCGACGACGAAGGGCGCGAGCTCGCCGAGGTACTGGGTGAGCTGGATGCCGACCTGGCCCGCCAGGAGCAGGAGATCCGGGACCGGCGCCGGCGGCTGGCCGAGCTGCTGGAGCGGCCCGTGGGTACTGAGCAGCCCGTCCCACGCGAGCTGGCCGAACTGCTCGGGACCTCGCCCGCCCCGCACTCACCGGCCGCCGCCAGGGACCGCGAGCATCTGGCGCTGCTCCATTCCACCGGGATGGGCGGCGAGGGCTTCGCCGCGCTGCGGGCGCTGGCCGACGATCCGGCCGTACTCGGGCTGTACGAGCGGATGGACGCACTCGCTTCCGCCTCCGCCGACGACCCGCGGATCGCTCGGCTGGCCGCCGACCTGGTCGCCGTCGTGCCCGACGCCGCGCTGGAGTCGGTCCCGGACGATGGCCCCGCCCCGACCGGCTTCGGAGAGGCGCTGCTCGCCGACTATCCGCCCGCGCAGGCCGAGGTCGTACGCCGGGTGATGACCGCCATGACCGACCGGGTGAACAGGAGGAAGCGATGA